CCTCTCCGCCTGCGTCGCTCGTGATGAAGAATCGGAGATCTACCACCCTGGCTGGCGCTTCCGCACCCTTTTCCCGCGCTGGAACGCCGACCTGCACGACGCCGTCATGGGCGGCCGTGAGACCGTCGTAAATGTCGCCCTCGCGCGCATCGCTCCGCTCCTCGTCGCCATGGGCATCGTGCCCTTCCTGCACCCGGGCATCTCCTTCCTACTCTTCTGTGCCTTCATCTACCAGCTGTCGCCCTTCTGGTGGTCGCCTGGCCTCACCCTGCTGCACGCCCGCTACGGAAAACCGTCCTTGGACGCGTTCAGGTCCTTCATCTTCGAACCCAACCGCAACCGCTGGTTCGCCTTGCGCACCCGCCTCAAGCACACCGACCTCAAGTTTCTGAATCTCCACCTGGGCATGACGGCGGGTTGGCTGCTCCTCGTGCTGCTCGCCGGCTCTCTGCCCCTGCGTGCCAACGCCCTCGAACTCTGGCAAAACTACCAATCCTCCGGCGGCCTGCATTTCACTGCGCTGGCCATGCTGGCCCTGCTCGGCTTCATGGTCGTCGGCTCGATCGGCACCGCCGTGTGGCTGATTGCCCATTCCGCGCTGCATCGCATCACCACGTGGATCAACAAATCCCTGCCACCCAAATCCGTGCCCCTCTCCGCTGAGGCGCTGCAGGAAACCATTTCTTCCTCCCTACTCTTCAAGGGCTTTGGCCGCGACGAACGCGCTCGTATCGCCGAAGCTGCCGCCCCCCGTGAATACAAACGCGGCGCTATGATCGTGAAGGAAGGGGATCCCGGCGAAGAAATCTTCCTCGTGCACAGCGGTCGGGTGGAAGTCCTGCGCGACACCCCCGCCGGCCGCCCGGAATGGGTGGCTACGCTTGAGCGCGGTGACGTGTTCGGCGAACGCGCCCTCCTGGAGACCGGCGTGCGCACCCGCTCCGTGCGCGCCCTCAGCCCCTGCATCCTGCTCGCGCTGCACCGCCAGACCTTCGAGGACCTCGTGCTCTCCCGCCTCAATCGCACCCAAGTGGAGGAGATTCTGCAAAAGGTCGCCTTCCTCCATCGTATCGAACTTTCCGCTACATGGAGCCCGCAGGCCATGTTCGCCTTCGCCCGCCGCGCGCTCATGCAGTCCTTCGAGGTCGGCCAGACCCTCATCCGTGCACACGACGACAACCAGTATTTCTTCCTGCTCTACGAAGGGGAACTCTCCGTGCAGAAGAACAAAACCGAAGTCGCCCGCCTCAAAGCCGGAGACTTTTTTGGTGAGATCAGCGCCCTGCAAAACAGCACGGCCACCGCCACCGTCAAAGTGCGCACCCCCGCCAAATGCCTGGTGGTCGCCAAGCGGGAGTTTTTGCAGTTCCTTGTGAACGACTTCCTCGTCGGCCTGCACTTCGAAAAGATCAGCTCCGACCGCCTCGGCGA
This portion of the Actomonas aquatica genome encodes:
- a CDS encoding cyclic nucleotide-binding domain-containing protein, coding for MESKTQPNYIPPPQPLPKPDQSELLSVVSLSLAKDIRATVYDEEHVVVKYTPARTYLALTPAQWKVLKAFADRTATVPQVLFELISDRRCIPLREFYEIIIKAYERGILQAVGEPAPAEVPAEDWTHRASGRKVRPMVIVAAVGAVVSMVLQPFALPTAWWELLVGWLIACVAASSGYFLSACVARDEESEIYHPGWRFRTLFPRWNADLHDAVMGGRETVVNVALARIAPLLVAMGIVPFLHPGISFLLFCAFIYQLSPFWWSPGLTLLHARYGKPSLDAFRSFIFEPNRNRWFALRTRLKHTDLKFLNLHLGMTAGWLLLVLLAGSLPLRANALELWQNYQSSGGLHFTALAMLALLGFMVVGSIGTAVWLIAHSALHRITTWINKSLPPKSVPLSAEALQETISSSLLFKGFGRDERARIAEAAAPREYKRGAMIVKEGDPGEEIFLVHSGRVEVLRDTPAGRPEWVATLERGDVFGERALLETGVRTRSVRALSPCILLALHRQTFEDLVLSRLNRTQVEEILQKVAFLHRIELSATWSPQAMFAFARRALMQSFEVGQTLIRAHDDNQYFFLLYEGELSVQKNKTEVARLKAGDFFGEISALQNSTATATVKVRTPAKCLVVAKREFLQFLVNDFLVGLHFEKISSDRLGEPIFPLRGRSFDVLR